One Acidobacteriota bacterium genomic window, GTAAATGCCGACCGCAGCCAATACCATCGCAACCGTCGCAAAAACGCCCAGCAACAGCATGGAAAATTGTTGTTGCGCGATTGAAGACGAAACAAGTTGCACGAGCGTCTTGATATTGGAAACGGGTTGCTCGTTATCCAGACTTAACACCTCGCGGCGAATTGCGGGGGTTAAGTTCGTTGGATCGCCCTCTGTTCGCACAACCAGCGACATTGAGGAAAACGTCTGCTGCGCAAAAGGCTCATAGGTTTCCATCGGCGTTGCCTGATCCAATCCGTAATGCTTCACGTCGCCGACGATGCCAACGATTTCATACCAATCCGGATTGTTATTGCTGTTGCCAAACGTGATGCGTTGACCAATGGGGTCTTCGCTGGGAAACATCTTCGTCGCCATCGTTTCGTTGATTACTGCCACGTGCGGCGAATCTGTCACATCCCGCTCGGTGAAAACACGCCCACGGCGCAATGAAATGCCCATCGCTTTGAAATAATCCGCCGTCACGGAGTAATAGTTCGTGCTCTGGCCAGCGCCCGGAGGCAGAGGTGGCCGTCCCTGTATTTCAAACGCCAGCACGAAGTCATTGTCCAAGGGAATGACATTGCTTGCGCCCGCTGCCTGCACGCCCGGCAAGGCTTTCACCTTTTCCAGCAGTTGTTGAAAGAAAGCGACTTGGCGAGGTTCTTCGGCATATTTTCTGCGCGGCAAGGAAACCGTCATGGTCAACGCATTGTCAGGATTGAAACCCGGATCAATGCTCTGCAATTTCCAGAAACTTTTGATCATCAACCCTGCGCCGACCAACAGCACCAACGCCAAAGCCATTTCCAACACGACCAGTGAACTGCGGATCAACTGGCGGCGCCCGCCCTCGGTCGAACCGCGCCCGGCGTCTTTCATCACTTCGTTCAGATTTGGTTTGGAAGCTTGCAACGCCGGAACCAATCCGAAAATGATTCCTGTCAGCAAAGTAATGGCGGCAGTAAATGCCAGCGCGCGCCCATCCAGCGAAACATCGTTCAATCGCGGCAAATCCTGAGGCGCCAAGGCCAACAACAATTTCATACCCCATTCGGCCAGCAGCAACCCAACCCCGCCTCCGACCAATGCCAGCACAACGCTTTCGGTCAGCAATTGGCGAACAATGCGCCAGCGGCCTGCGCCCATTGCCGTACGGATGGCAATTTCTTTCTGCCGTCCAGCAGCGCGTGCCAACAACAAATTGGCGACGTTGGCGCAAGCAATCAGCAACACGAACGCAACTGCGGCCAGCAGAATCAGCAAAGCTGGTTTGATGCTTCTGACGGTGTATTCCAACAGCGGCATGATCTTCACGCTCCAACCGGCGTTGGCATCGGGATATTGCGTCGCCAGCCGGCCGGCAATCGCCACCATTTCAGTGCGTGCCTGTTCGACCGTCACGCCGGTTTTGAGTTGCCCAATTGTTGCGTAAGAATGCCCGCCGTGGTTTTGCGCATCCCGTGCGGTGAACGCGACCGGCGTCCACAAATCCAGTTCGCGCCCGCCGAAACGAAAATCCGCAGGCATGATGCCCACAATGGCGTAGCTTTGCCCGTCCAGCGTGATGGATTGGTTGAGGATTTTGGGATCGCCGCCGAATCGTTTTTGCCACAACTCCTGGCTCAAAATCACGACGTTGTTGTGTCCGGTTTGATTTTCTTCGGGTAAAAAATCCCGCCCCAATTGCGGTTTTGCGCCCAGCATCACCAAAAAGCCTTCGCTGACAGCCATGCCGCGTAACCGCTCCGGGTCGCCGCTGCCAATCAAGTTGAACGACGCTCCACGAAAAGCGACCAACCGCTCAAACACTGTGTTTTGCGCTTTCCAATCCAGGAAGTTCCCCGGCGCAACGGAAAATTCCGGAAATTGCGGCAGTTTTGTTTCGCGGATCATCATCAGACGGTCGGGTTCCGCAAATGGCAGTGGTCGCAACAACACCGCATTGGTCACGCTGAAAATCGCAACATTGGCTCCAATACCGAGTGCCAGCGTAATGATCGCAATGAATGTAAAGCCAGGCTTTTTCCACAATATTCGCACGCCGTAGCGCAGGTCTTGCCAAAGTGTTTGCATACAATCTCCTTGTCGAAAGGATGAAGTCGGAATGATGAAGGATGAACATCTTTCGTTTCATTCATCATTCCGCATTCACACTTCATCATTCATAGCGAAGCGCAACCATCGGATCTACCTTTGTCGCTCGCCGCGCCGGAATCCAGCACGCCAGCAACACAACCGCCAGCAACAACATCGGAATCGCTCCAAATGTCAGCGGATCGGTTGCATTGACGCCGAACAGCAGCGTTTTCATCAACCGCGTCACCGCCAGCGAAGCCGCCAACCCAATCGCGACGCCAATCAATGCCAGCTTCATTCCCTGGCCGACGATCAGCGACAGCACATTTCTTGCCGATGCGCCGAGCGCGATGCGAATCCCGACTTCGTGCGTACGCAGCGAAACGGAATAGGCCATCACGCCGTAAATCCCCAACGCCGCCAGCAGCAACGCGACCACGGCAAATCCGCCAAACAGCAACATCAGCAATCGCGGCGTGGCGATGGTCGAAGCCATCGCCTCTTCCATGGATTGCGTGGTGGAAAGCGCCAGATTTTTGTCGAGCGCCTGTACTTCGCGGCGTAGCGCAGGCGTGTAAGCCAGGGGGTCGCCCTGTACGCGCAGCAGAACGTTGGTCACGCCGCGCGAAATTTGCAGCGAGCAGAAATACATTGTGGGCCGTGAATCCAGACTCAATCCAAAATGGTGAACATCGCCGACAACGCCGACGATTTCTCGCCAGTCCGGTTTTTCCAGACCAAAGCCGACGCGTTTGCCCACCGGGTTTTCGTTCGGCCAGTACCGCCGCGCCGTGGCTTCGCTGATGAGGACGACTTTCGGCGCGTTTTCCTGATCGGCTGCGGTAAACGTTCGCCCCTGTTTCAGCGCGATTTTCATCGTGTCGAAGTATTCGGGACTGACCACGCTGAACCATGAACTCGGTCGTTCATCCGGCGGAGGAATCGGGCGGCCTTCGATGACGAAGCCTGTGTCAGTGTCAAAGCCGGTCATTGGAACGGAGGAACTGTAGGCAACGGATTGCACACCGGGCAGCGCTTCCAACCGTTCCTGAAGCTGATGATGAAAATTGGCGACTTGTTCACGTTTCGGATACGTGCTTTGCGGCAAGCCGAAGCGCGCAGTTAACACGTGTTCGGCAGTGAATCCCGGATCAACGCTTTGCAGTTTGATAAAACTGCGCAGCAACAATCCCGCTCCAACCAGCAGCGTCAATGCCAGGGCCATTTCCACAACCACCAAGCCGGAACGAATGCGGCCGCTGCCGATGCTGCCTTTGTTGCCCGCGCCGGAATCGCGCAGGGTTTGATTCAAATCGGGTTTGGTCGCTTGCAGCGCCGGAGCCAATCCGCACAGCAATCCCGTCAATACGGACGCCGCCAGGCTGAACAGCAACACGCGACTGTTGATGGCGATTTCTTCGATGCGCGGCGTTCCATCCGGCGCAATGCGTTTGAGCAAATCCACCAGCCAATACGCAATCAGCACCCCCAACCCGCCGCCAATCAGCGCCAGCAACATGCTTTCGGTCAATAACTGGCGAACGATTTGCCAGCGACTTGCGCCCAGCGCGGCTCGGACGGCGATTTCCCGCGTTCGCGCTGCCGCCTTGACAATCAGCAAATTGGCGACATTCGCACAAGCCATCAGCAACACCACCCCTACGGCCAACAGCAAGGCGAACATTCCGTCGCGCATATTGCCAACCAGAAATTCCTGCAACGGAGTTACCGTCACGCCGATGTTTTTATTGTCTTCGGGAAATTGGTGTTCGACGCGCTGCCCAATGGCCGTCAATTCCGTGCGCGCCTGTTCCAATGTCACGCCCGGTTTCAACCGCGCAAAAACGCGTTGCGTGTAACATCCGCGCTGGCATCCTGGACCTTGCGCTGGCGCCCAAGGGCTAAACACGTCGGCCATGCCAACGATGGGAAATTGGAATCCGGCGGGCATCACGCCGACGACGGTGTAACTGTCACCGTTCAAGCGAATGGATTTGCCAACGATGGCATTGTCGCTGCTGAAATGGCGCTGCCATAAATTGTGGCTGATGATGGCGACTTTGGCGGCTCCGCGCGTGTCTTCTTCCGGCGTGAATTCGCGTCCAAGCATCGGTTTGACGCCCAACACGGCAAACGCTTCGTGCCCAACATTGGCTCCAACCAGCCGCTCCGGCTCCCCGGCTTCGGTCAGCGTCGGCCCCCAACCGGTCATCGCCGCCATATGCGAAAACACCGTGTTCTGGTCGCGCCAATCCTGATATCCCGGCGGCGAAGTCCATTCGCGCTGCGGGCCTCCGCGCCTCGTGTGATCTTCCCACACGGTCATAATCCGTTCCGATTCCGGATAGTTCAGCGGGCGAATTAAAATGCTGTACACCATGCTGAAAATCGCCGTGTTCGCGCCGATGCCCAAAGCCAACGTCAACGCAGCAATCAAACTGAAACCAGGATGTTTCAGCATCAATCGCGCGCCGTAGCGCAAATCCTGCCAGAGTGCGTTCATTCCCTGCCTCCGTTCCTGTTTTGTGGTTAAGTCAGCCGCCGAATCGCGCGGCCATGTTTTGCGTGTATCTGTTTTGATCAACCAAGCCGCGTGCCAGCTTGAATAAACGTCCTAAGCCCTTGTCCGACAGCGTTTGCGGACTTGTTGAGAACTTGCGCGAACCGAAACTTCCGTCCGCTTCTGGGATCACGCGTTCCCAAAATTGAATTGCGGCAATGACTGAGGTCAACAACACAAATTGAATTGAGCGGGAAAGCCGCTTCGTGCCTTGTTCGCCATCGGAAATCGTATTAGGCTCCGCCCGCTGTACCTTCAAATCACATCTTTCAAACGAGGAAAGTTCATGACGAAACGAAGCTTGTTGCTGTCGGTCTGGATTTGCTGCGCAATCTTCACGACCGCAACCCGCGCTGAGATGCGCAAAGACATTGAATTCGCCAAACCCGGCGGCTTCAGCCTCACGCTGGACGCGTATGTTCCGGATGGCAAGGGGCCGTTTCCCACGGTCATCATTGTTCACGGCGGAGGCTTTGCGCGCGGCGACAAGCAAACCTACGTGCCACCGCTATTTGAACCGCTCAGCCAAGCCGGGTTCGCATGGTTCACGATCAATTACCGCATGCATCCGCAGTTCAAATTCCCTGCTCCGGTAGAAGACATTGAAGCCGCCATCCGCTTCGTCAAAACGCACGCCAAAGAATACAAAGTGGATTTGAGCCGCGTGGTGTTGATGGGCGAATCTGCGGGCGGCGCGCTGGTTTCATTTGTCGGTGTGCAAAACAAAAGCGCGATCAAACTGGCAGCGGTCGTTCCGTTTTACGGCGTTCACGATTGGCAACAGCGCGCCGAAGAAGAGGCCGCAGGCAAAGTCGGCCCGAGCATCTGGCGCGAGTTTTTCAGCGTCCCGGCGGGAAATTCGCCCGAAGCCATCAAACGAATGAAGGAAGTGTCGGCAGCGACGTACATCAAGAAAGGCTTGCCGCCATTCCTGCTGATTCACGGCACGGAAGACACGCAGGTGAATTATCAGCAATCGGTCGTCATGCAGCAGCGAATGAAGCAGGCAGGCAATGTGTGCGACTTGATTACCGTCACAGGCGGGCCGCACGGAATGGGCGTCATCACCAAATTTCCAGACACGAAAGTGAAGATGATTGACTGGCTGAGAACTACGCTCAAACTCAATGCTGGCCATTGAAACAGAACCAATAGACAGGATTTACAGGATTCAACAGGATATTCCGGGCGATGAACAATCCTGTTTCATCTTGTTAATCCTGTCCATTTTTGATCTGCTTTCATAAAACGGGCTTCGTTGGCTACTCATATCGAAGCGCAATCATCGGGTCTACCTTCGTCGCTCGACGCGCCGGAAGGTAGCACGCAATCCACGCGACGACGGTCAACAATACAGCCATCACGCCATAGGTCATCGGATCAGTCGGTTTGATGCCGAACAGCATTTTGGAAAGCTGCATCTGGCTTTCCAGGTATTTCGTCAGCACGTACGCGCCGCCTAAACCCAGCGCAACACCCAGCAGCGCCAGAACCATTCCCTGCCGCAAAATCATTTTCAACACTTCGGATTGCGAAGCGCCGAGCGCCATGCGAATGCCGATTTCGTGTGTACGTTGCGACACGGCGTAGGCCAGCACGCCGAACAACCCAATCGCCGCAAGTTGTTGCGCCAACAATCCGAACAACGTGACGAGTTTGGCAAACAACCGTTCCATTTGCAGCGTTTCGGTGGCGCGTTCTGCCTGTGTTTTGATGCCGGTGAGCGGCAGGTTTTGGTCTACGTCGCGTACGGCTTGGCGCACGGCAGCGACCAACGCGCTTGGGTCGCCCGTGGTGCGCAGATAGAAATTCGCGCCGGACATCACACGCTGTTCCTGCCGCCAGGGCATGTAAGTCGTGGGGCGCGTATCTTCGCGCTGCGTGGCGTATTTGGCGTCTTTCACCAAACCGATAATTTCGATTTCATCCGGCTTTTTCGGATCGAAGGTGAAGCGTTTTCCGACCGGAGATTCGCCGGGAAAATACTTGTTGGCAAAGGTTTGATTGACGACGGCGACCCGCGGCGCGCGTTCGTCATCCTGCCGGTTGAATGTGCGTCCGGCCAGCAGCGGAATTTCCAGCGTTTCGATCAGGTTATCGCGTCCAAACAACATATTGCTGTTGCCCGTCGGTTTGATGCGGCCTTCGGCATCCGGCGCTGCGCTGACCGCGTCGCGCAGCCAAAAACTGCTGGAATTGGTGCTCTGCGACAACAAAGTGACGTTGGCAAAGGTGACTTTGGGCGAGCCGGGCAAAGCCTCCAATCGCTCGGTCATTTGCGCATAAAGTTGGATCAACCGTTCGTCTTTGTATCCGATCAAACTCGGCGACACGCTGAACAGCAACAGGTTTTGCGTGTTGAAGCCCGGATCAACGCGCTGCAAATTCAACAGCGTGCGCACAAACAATCCCGCGCCGACCAGCAGCAATAACGACAGCGCGACCTGCATAACAACCAAGCCACGGCTGAGCAAGGAACGCGAGGCTGCGCTGGAACCACGCCCGCTGTCTTTCAATGTCGGCGTCAAATCCACGTTGGTTGCGCGCCATGCCGGAGCCAAGCCAAAGATGATGCCGGTCAACACCGACAACCCCATCGTGAATCCGAGCACGCGCCAGTCCAATCTCGGCTCCAACGCTTTTGGCCCCCAATCGCTGACCGCCAGCAAACCATCCTTGATCCACAGCGCGAAGACCAATCCCAATGCTCCGCCAATCACCGAAAGCAAAATGCTTTCAGTCAGCAACTGCCGCATCAACCGCCAGCGGCTTGCGCCCAGCGCCAACCGTACGCCGATCTCTTTTTGCCGTCCGGAAGCGCGCGACAGCAGCAAATTCGCGACGTTCGCGCAGGCAATCAGCAAGACCATAACGACCACGCCCAGCAGTAAATACAGCGATGGCGCGTAATAGCTGCGCGAGTTCATTTCGCCCTGGCTGCCGGAAATGACCGCCAACCGCGGATAATCTTTTGGATCAAGCGGAGCAATGGCGTTTCCCCCATTGGCCAGAGCTTGCGTGTTGCGCGCGGCGCGCTGTTCGACGGCGGATTGCTGGAATGCGAGTTCCATCTGCGCCTGCGCCTGTTGCTGCGTCGCGCCCAGACGCAACCGTCCCATCATCCGCAACCACCATTGTCCCGCGCCGTACAGCCGCGAACGTTTCGGATCGTTGTTGAGTTGCGGTTCCACCGACAGTGGAATCGTCACGTCCTGCGTCGAACCAACCTGTCCCGCGCCATCAAATCCGGGCTGCGTGACGCCAATCACCGTAAACGCCAGGTTGTTAAGATTGATCTGTTTGCCCACGACAGAGGCATCATTGCCGAAGCGTTTTTGCCAGTACCGATAACTCAGCACGGCAACCGGACTAGCCGACGGTTGGTCATCCTCATCAGTCAGCAAACGTCCAAGCAACGGTCGCACGCCCAATCCTGAGTGGTAATTCCCTGTCACCATTTGCCCTGTGACAACATCGGCTTGCCCATCAGCCAACAAATTTAAGCTGGCATTGCCGAAAGCAAAAATGTCCGACAGCGCGCTTTGTTTCTTCTGCTCTTCTCGCATCCGCTGGACGCTTTGGTACGGAAACGACGTGCCGATGGTCTTGCCTGTTTCGGGGTCTTTGCGCGTACTGCCGCTGTAACTGCCGTAGCTGAAATTTTCATTGACGACCGATTGAAACAACACCAATCTTTCCGGCTCCTTGACCGGCAGCAGTTTCAGCAACATCGCATCCACGATGCTGAACAGCGCCGTGTTCGCGCCAATTCCCAGGGCTAAAGACAACACGGCGATTGCCGTGACGCCTTTTTGCTTCATCAACATTCGCACGCCATAGCGCAAATCCTGCCAGAGTGTTTGCATAATTTTCCTTGTCGAAAGGATGAAGTCGGAATGATGAAGGATGATTTC contains:
- a CDS encoding ABC transporter permease gives rise to the protein MQTLWQDLRYGVRILWKKPGFTFIAIITLALGIGANVAIFSVTNAVLLRPLPFAEPDRLMMIRETKLPQFPEFSVAPGNFLDWKAQNTVFERLVAFRGASFNLIGSGDPERLRGMAVSEGFLVMLGAKPQLGRDFLPEENQTGHNNVVILSQELWQKRFGGDPKILNQSITLDGQSYAIVGIMPADFRFGGRELDLWTPVAFTARDAQNHGGHSYATIGQLKTGVTVEQARTEMVAIAGRLATQYPDANAGWSVKIMPLLEYTVRSIKPALLILLAAVAFVLLIACANVANLLLARAAGRQKEIAIRTAMGAGRWRIVRQLLTESVVLALVGGGVGLLLAEWGMKLLLALAPQDLPRLNDVSLDGRALAFTAAITLLTGIIFGLVPALQASKPNLNEVMKDAGRGSTEGGRRQLIRSSLVVLEMALALVLLVGAGLMIKSFWKLQSIDPGFNPDNALTMTVSLPRRKYAEEPRQVAFFQQLLEKVKALPGVQAAGASNVIPLDNDFVLAFEIQGRPPLPPGAGQSTNYYSVTADYFKAMGISLRRGRVFTERDVTDSPHVAVINETMATKMFPSEDPIGQRITFGNSNNNPDWYEIVGIVGDVKHYGLDQATPMETYEPFAQQTFSSMSLVVRTEGDPTNLTPAIRREVLSLDNEQPVSNIKTLVQLVSSSIAQQQFSMLLLGVFATVAMVLAAVGIYGVLSYAVTQRTHEIGIRMALGAGRQDVLRLVVGRGMVLAIIGVVLGLGAAFALTRLMTTLLFGVSATDLQTFVGTPLALLIVAIVACWIPARRATKVDPMIALRYE
- a CDS encoding ABC transporter permease, coding for MNALWQDLRYGARLMLKHPGFSLIAALTLALGIGANTAIFSMVYSILIRPLNYPESERIMTVWEDHTRRGGPQREWTSPPGYQDWRDQNTVFSHMAAMTGWGPTLTEAGEPERLVGANVGHEAFAVLGVKPMLGREFTPEEDTRGAAKVAIISHNLWQRHFSSDNAIVGKSIRLNGDSYTVVGVMPAGFQFPIVGMADVFSPWAPAQGPGCQRGCYTQRVFARLKPGVTLEQARTELTAIGQRVEHQFPEDNKNIGVTVTPLQEFLVGNMRDGMFALLLAVGVVLLMACANVANLLIVKAAARTREIAVRAALGASRWQIVRQLLTESMLLALIGGGLGVLIAYWLVDLLKRIAPDGTPRIEEIAINSRVLLFSLAASVLTGLLCGLAPALQATKPDLNQTLRDSGAGNKGSIGSGRIRSGLVVVEMALALTLLVGAGLLLRSFIKLQSVDPGFTAEHVLTARFGLPQSTYPKREQVANFHHQLQERLEALPGVQSVAYSSSVPMTGFDTDTGFVIEGRPIPPPDERPSSWFSVVSPEYFDTMKIALKQGRTFTAADQENAPKVVLISEATARRYWPNENPVGKRVGFGLEKPDWREIVGVVGDVHHFGLSLDSRPTMYFCSLQISRGVTNVLLRVQGDPLAYTPALRREVQALDKNLALSTTQSMEEAMASTIATPRLLMLLFGGFAVVALLLAALGIYGVMAYSVSLRTHEVGIRIALGASARNVLSLIVGQGMKLALIGVAIGLAASLAVTRLMKTLLFGVNATDPLTFGAIPMLLLAVVLLACWIPARRATKVDPMVALRYE
- a CDS encoding alpha/beta hydrolase; translation: MTKRSLLLSVWICCAIFTTATRAEMRKDIEFAKPGGFSLTLDAYVPDGKGPFPTVIIVHGGGFARGDKQTYVPPLFEPLSQAGFAWFTINYRMHPQFKFPAPVEDIEAAIRFVKTHAKEYKVDLSRVVLMGESAGGALVSFVGVQNKSAIKLAAVVPFYGVHDWQQRAEEEAAGKVGPSIWREFFSVPAGNSPEAIKRMKEVSAATYIKKGLPPFLLIHGTEDTQVNYQQSVVMQQRMKQAGNVCDLITVTGGPHGMGVITKFPDTKVKMIDWLRTTLKLNAGH
- a CDS encoding ABC transporter permease translates to MQTLWQDLRYGVRMLMKQKGVTAIAVLSLALGIGANTALFSIVDAMLLKLLPVKEPERLVLFQSVVNENFSYGSYSGSTRKDPETGKTIGTSFPYQSVQRMREEQKKQSALSDIFAFGNASLNLLADGQADVVTGQMVTGNYHSGLGVRPLLGRLLTDEDDQPSASPVAVLSYRYWQKRFGNDASVVGKQINLNNLAFTVIGVTQPGFDGAGQVGSTQDVTIPLSVEPQLNNDPKRSRLYGAGQWWLRMMGRLRLGATQQQAQAQMELAFQQSAVEQRAARNTQALANGGNAIAPLDPKDYPRLAVISGSQGEMNSRSYYAPSLYLLLGVVVMVLLIACANVANLLLSRASGRQKEIGVRLALGASRWRLMRQLLTESILLSVIGGALGLVFALWIKDGLLAVSDWGPKALEPRLDWRVLGFTMGLSVLTGIIFGLAPAWRATNVDLTPTLKDSGRGSSAASRSLLSRGLVVMQVALSLLLLVGAGLFVRTLLNLQRVDPGFNTQNLLLFSVSPSLIGYKDERLIQLYAQMTERLEALPGSPKVTFANVTLLSQSTNSSSFWLRDAVSAAPDAEGRIKPTGNSNMLFGRDNLIETLEIPLLAGRTFNRQDDERAPRVAVVNQTFANKYFPGESPVGKRFTFDPKKPDEIEIIGLVKDAKYATQREDTRPTTYMPWRQEQRVMSGANFYLRTTGDPSALVAAVRQAVRDVDQNLPLTGIKTQAERATETLQMERLFAKLVTLFGLLAQQLAAIGLFGVLAYAVSQRTHEIGIRMALGASQSEVLKMILRQGMVLALLGVALGLGGAYVLTKYLESQMQLSKMLFGIKPTDPMTYGVMAVLLTVVAWIACYLPARRATKVDPMIALRYE